The Mesomycoplasma ovipneumoniae genome window below encodes:
- a CDS encoding YigZ family protein, whose amino-acid sequence MQKIITKEAVFELEIKKSKFISYSFIIKSKEHSEALLTKIQQENKHASHVVYAVCFDLYNCKFSDANEPKGSAGWQIFNILRTKKITNSLIIVVRYMYGSKLGLGLLQNSYKKSAIEVLNLSLVGDFKISYHYLCEIDLEKMNWVLQLIKKNGCTIQKKEFGLKLKIEFSCPLKLEESFEVDFKEIVK is encoded by the coding sequence ATGCAAAAAATTATCACAAAAGAAGCTGTTTTTGAATTAGAAATCAAAAAATCTAAATTTATTTCTTATAGTTTCATAATAAAATCAAAAGAACATTCAGAAGCGCTACTAACAAAAATTCAACAAGAAAATAAGCATGCAAGTCATGTTGTTTATGCAGTTTGTTTTGATTTATATAATTGTAAATTCAGTGATGCAAACGAGCCAAAAGGTTCAGCAGGGTGACAAATTTTTAACATTTTGCGAACAAAAAAAATTACTAATTCATTAATTATTGTTGTCAGGTACATGTATGGATCCAAATTAGGACTAGGTTTGTTACAAAATAGTTACAAAAAATCGGCAATTGAAGTCCTAAATCTTAGTTTGGTTGGTGATTTTAAAATTTCTTATCACTATTTATGTGAAATTGACTTGGAGAAAATGAACTGGGTGCTTCAATTAATAAAGAAAAATGGATGTACAATCCAAAAAAAAGAATTTGGACTAAAATTAAAAATTGAATTTAGCTGTCCTTTAAAATTAGAAGAAAGTTTTGAGGTAGATTTTAAAGAAATAGTAAAATAA
- a CDS encoding IS3 family transposase, protein MKQYKFTIEDKFKYIKIAESKGLKNAILHFAEEFREIYKSKSKSKKAHKEWMLHIYANNLIRNWQKKFYNNDMKSLISTRGKIKSPRKPKKKYTINDLSENDREIYQEIMENVLRRYGIDPAIVLEELKKRKQEQEKDKNKIENSTRICSVFNVNRSSIYEKIRVKKPPKKMIYDEKLLEWIRENFNLNRKVKGRDILYNIYINQGNYVSTYVFQKHYEFLGLKSIAYKRQGKPAPKEKKFTRIWTEDHIKGEFSSEKFGEKWFADIKFIKINNEWFYLHSIIETKSNYLLNFSISKTRFSEETINLVKETIKKYNIKPKFFHSDHGVEYANYKFANFLRQNGIQQSMSPKGNALANRPIEYFYAVFQRELINIEGQNFENVAIAYQKISEFIDWYNDERPQSCLSYKSPSYYMR, encoded by the coding sequence ATGAAACAATACAAATTCACAATTGAAGACAAATTTAAATATATCAAAATTGCCGAATCTAAAGGGTTAAAAAACGCAATTTTGCATTTTGCTGAAGAATTTAGAGAAATTTACAAAAGCAAATCAAAAAGTAAAAAAGCACATAAAGAATGAATGTTGCATATATATGCTAATAATTTGATAAGAAATTGGCAAAAAAAGTTTTATAATAATGATATGAAAAGTCTAATAAGCACTCGTGGAAAAATCAAATCTCCGCGTAAACCAAAAAAGAAATATACAATTAATGATCTTTCTGAAAACGATCGTGAAATTTATCAAGAAATAATGGAGAATGTTCTTAGAAGATACGGGATTGACCCCGCAATTGTTCTTGAGGAGCTCAAAAAACGAAAACAGGAACAAGAAAAAGATAAAAACAAAATCGAAAATTCCACTAGAATTTGTAGTGTTTTTAACGTTAATCGTAGTTCGATTTATGAGAAAATAAGGGTGAAAAAACCACCAAAGAAAATGATTTATGATGAAAAGTTACTTGAGTGAATTCGTGAAAATTTCAATTTGAATCGAAAGGTAAAAGGCCGAGACATCCTATATAATATTTACATAAATCAGGGAAATTATGTAAGCACGTACGTGTTTCAAAAACACTACGAATTTTTAGGATTAAAATCAATTGCTTATAAAAGGCAAGGAAAACCAGCGCCAAAAGAGAAAAAGTTTACGCGAATTTGGACTGAAGATCATATCAAAGGTGAATTTAGCTCAGAAAAATTTGGTGAAAAATGGTTTGCTGATATTAAATTTATCAAAATTAACAACGAATGATTTTACCTACACTCAATTATTGAAACAAAATCCAATTACTTGCTCAATTTTTCGATTTCTAAAACAAGATTTTCAGAGGAAACTATAAACTTAGTAAAAGAAACAATCAAAAAGTATAATATTAAACCAAAATTTTTCCATTCAGATCATGGCGTGGAATATGCGAACTACAAATTTGCTAATTTTTTAAGACAAAATGGTATCCAACAATCAATGTCACCAAAAGGAAATGCTCTTGCAAACCGCCCTATTGAATATTTTTATGCGGTTTTTCAACGCGAATTGATTAATATTGAGGGCCAAAATTTTGAAAATGTGGCTATTGCTTATCAAAAAATAAGTGAATTTATTGATTGGTATAACGATGAAAGGCCTCAAAGTTGTTTATCATATAAAAGTCCAAGCTATTATATGAGGTAA